TTGCAGATCGATTTTCTCGAGGTCGACGAAGACCTCGCTCAGGCCGACCCCGTTGCGGAGGACCAGACGGGCCGGGCCGAGCCGGCGACAGTCTCGGAGGAGAGCCTCGGTAAATGCTGCTCGATTTGCCATGCTTTTTGTCGTCTCCTGGATTGCCGCCGTTCAGGGCGGGGTTTACTATTGAAATTGATTCTCAATTTCGTTTAGTATGGGGCATCGATGAGGATGTCAAGATGAAAACCGGAACCACCGTGTCGTCGCAGCGCGCGCTTCGCGCAATCCTGCCGACCCCGCCGGCCGCGATCGCCCACAAGAAGGTCCCGGGGCTCGAACTCGCGACGGATACGTTTCTCGCGAAAGTGTCCTTCGTTGGAGTCGTTGGTCGCGACGGCTCCGGGGCGCCGTCGGTCACCGCACGAATGGGAGAGGGCGGTGCGCCGAAGATCGCCGGGGAACGGACGCTGATGCTCTCGGATTCCCCGGCCGCACGACTCGGCGGCGAGCTCGAGAGTGCGCTGGGCCCAGGAGGAGTCGGGCTTGTCTGTTTGATCCCCGGAGTTCCCGAGACGCTGCGAATCAACGGAGACGTTCAGCCGTGCGACGAGGAGGGCTGGGCGAAGATCGACGTGAGCGAAGTGTACTTCCACTGCCCGAAGGCGTTTCTTCGGGCGCAGCTCTGGGCGCCTCGTGAGTCGCTCGCGCCCCTTCCCGGTTCCGCAGCGGGTGTTCGAGAACGGTTGGACTCCGCCGACGTTTCCTTCCTCGAGGGGGCGTCGTTCGCACTGCTCGGAACGCACGACGGCGACGGTGGCTTCGATCTCTCCCCTCGGGGCGACCCGGGCGGGTTGCTCCGCATTCTCGATGATCGCACCCTCTTTCTGCCGGATCGTCCGGGGAACCGGATCGCGGATAGCCTTCGCAACATTCTCGCCACCGGAGAAGCAGCACTGCTCGCGCTGGTGCCCGGCCGCGGGCAGAGCCTGCGCGTCCAGGCGCGTGCCGAGATCGTGACGGATCCCGCGCTCCTCGAGCCGGCTGCGGAGAAGGGCCGTGCGCCGAAGCTCGGGGTTCGCCTCGACGTTCGCACGGTCTCCTTTGAAGACGGCCCGGCT
This DNA window, taken from Candidatus Binatia bacterium, encodes the following:
- a CDS encoding pyridoxamine 5'-phosphate oxidase family protein, which codes for MKTGTTVSSQRALRAILPTPPAAIAHKKVPGLELATDTFLAKVSFVGVVGRDGSGAPSVTARMGEGGAPKIAGERTLMLSDSPAARLGGELESALGPGGVGLVCLIPGVPETLRINGDVQPCDEEGWAKIDVSEVYFHCPKAFLRAQLWAPRESLAPLPGSAAGVRERLDSADVSFLEGASFALLGTHDGDGGFDLSPRGDPGGLLRILDDRTLFLPDRPGNRIADSLRNILATGEAALLALVPGRGQSLRVQARAEIVTDPALLEPAAEKGRAPKLGVRLDVRTVSFEDGPALGQSAMWDPGRHTDPKSLPSLGELLLQQLDPNGRGRRVKTFFLDRMMKRDAAKNLY